The Primulina eburnea isolate SZY01 chromosome 8, ASM2296580v1, whole genome shotgun sequence genome contains a region encoding:
- the LOC140837676 gene encoding probable protein phosphatase 2C 55 produces the protein MSTTSEGAASVDVQMIAGSFYIPKNDPENPLGDDSHFIDEVVQVIGVADGIGGGKYARELMGKVAEKVKIRRYPVASLNPKYDLKDAFSNSWSTGACTVCIIALDENLLKAVNVGDSGFMVIRGGNAVYTSPVQRKAFDCPYLMGKTTGGGPGLAEELQVQVEPGDVIIAGTDGLFDNLFPEEIEAIVKVSLEQNDIQPNLLAESLAKAALEKSLDRSCKSPYGVAAQAAGLEYSGGKSDDITVVAGYVRAYSKAKVHKFCSCCNWWSPNSEFRNKKTYYPRKRNDYTSVLNRYKENEGTAVYYIPK, from the coding sequence ATGTCGACAACTAGTGAAGGTGCTGCGTCAGTAGACGTGCAGATGATCGCCGGATCTTTCTATATACCCAAGAACGACCCCGAAAATCCCCTCGGGGACGACTCGCACTTTATCGACGAAGTGGTGCAGGTAATAGGGGTGGCCGATGGTATCGGTGGAGGTAAATACGCTAGAGAACTGATGGGCAAAGTTGCGGAGAAGGTCAAGATACGCCGCTATCCTGTCGCATCTTTAAACCCGAAATATGACCTTAAAGATGCGTTCTCGAACTCCTGGTCGACGGGTGCCTGCACTGTTTGTATCATCGCACTCGACGAAAATCTTCTCAAAGCGGTGAACGTGGGTGACTCTGGATTCATGGTGATCAGAGGAGGGAATGCAGTTTACACGTCTCCGGTGCAGCGTAAGGCGTTCGATTGTCCGTATCTGATGGGAAAAACAACCGGCGGCGGCCCTGGACTAGCGGAAGAGTTGCAGGTGCAGGTGGAGCCTGGAGACGTCATAATCGCCGGCACTGATGGGTTGTTTGATAATTTGTTTCCGGAAGAAATCGAGGCGATCGTGAAGGTTTCTTTAGAACAAAACGATATTCAACCAAACCTCCTGGCAGAAAGTTTGGCTAAGGCGGCGCTGGAAAAATCTTTGGACAGAAGTTGTAAAAGCCCGTATGGCGTGGCGGCTCAAGCGGCAGGATTGGAATACAGCGGAGGAAAATCCGACGATATTACGGTCGTGGCTGGTTATGTTCGAGCATACTCAAAGGCCAAGGTTCATAAATTTTGTTCGTGCTGCAATTGGTGGAGTCCGAACTCAGAATTCAGAAACAAGAAAACATATTATCCGAGGAAAAGAAATGATTATACGAGTGTTTTAAACCGTTACAAAGAAAACGAAGGCACTGCTGTGTATTACATCCCCAAGTAG
- the LOC140837678 gene encoding G2/mitotic-specific cyclin-2-like isoform X2 translates to MEEMVISDESKSVQIVEHSSLQGVAEMGRRKFGVEILPNRRALSVLNQNLGGVNPNPCVINKRRLPEINGVRDKNAQVPAHRPITRKYASQMTFSHKNCPEESKKPKTSANELTVWEDISLTDSEDQLGAAKDQPVPMFSGFEITENNQTEVEMEDIFEDPILDIDGCDSKDPLAVIEYVEDLYVYYKKIESSCCVLPGYMAQQFDINEKMRSILIDWLIEVHHKFELRDETLFLTVNLIDRFLEKQSVVRKKLQLVGLVALLLACKYEEVSVPVVDDLIFISDKAYTRNEIIEMERLMLNTLQFNMSVPTAYVFLKRFLKAAQSDRKLETLSFFLIELCLVEYEMLKYPPSFMAAAATYTAQASLYGIGQWNKTCQHHTGYSEGQLMECSRMMVGFHQLAGTGKLTGVHRKYNTSKFGYTARWEPAHFLVQTPSPQ, encoded by the exons ATGGAAGAAATGGTTATATCTGATGAGAGCAAATCTGTTCAGATTGTTGAACACTCAAGTCTACAAG GTGTGGCAGAAATGGGCAGGAGGAAGTTTGGAGTTGAAATCCTACCCAACAGAAGAGCTCTAAGCGTGCTTAATCAGAATTTAGGTGGAGTTAATCCAAACCCGTGTGTGATTAACAAGCGAAGATTGCCTGA AATTAATGGGGTTCGTGATAAGAATGCTCAAGTTCCAGCTCATAGGCCAATAACAAG GAAATATGCTTCACAAATGACCTTCTCGCACAAAAATTGCCCAGAG GAATCAAAGAAGccaaagacatcagcaaatgaGTTAACTGTATGGGAGGATATCTCCCTAACAGATTCAGAGGATCAATTAGGAGCTGCTAAAGACCAGCCAGTGCCCATGTTTTCCGGATTCGAAATAACTGAAAACAACCAAACA GAGGTTGAAATGGAGGACATATTTGAAGACCCTATCTTAGACATAGACGGCTGTGATTCGAAGGATCCACTTGCAGTGATCGAGTATGTCGAAGATTTATATGTCTACTACAAGAAAATTGAG AGTTCTTGCTGTGTTTTGCCTGGATACATGGCCCAACAATTTGATATCAACGAAAAAATGAGGTCCATTCTCATAGACTGGCTTATAGAG GTACACCACAAATTCGAACTTAGAGACGAGACATTGTTTCTCACAGTAAATTTGATTGATAGATTCTTAGAAAAGCAATCGGTGGTCAGGAAAAAGCTTCAGCTTGTTGGCCTTGTTGCACTGCTTTTAGCATGCAAATATGAGGAAGTTTCTGTACCAGTTGTGGATGACTTGATCTTTATTTCGGACAAAGCTTATACGAGGAATGAAATTATTGAAATG GAAAGATTGATGCTCAACACTTTGCAATTTAACATGTCTGTCCCAACTGCATATGTTTTCTTGAAAAGATTCCTAAAGGCAGCCCAATCGGACAGAAAG CTTGAGACACTCTCCTTCTTCTTGATTGAGCTGTGTCTGGTGGAATATGAAATGCTCAAGTATCCACCATCTTTCATGGCTGCTGCTGCAACATATACTGCCCAAGCTTCGCTTTACGGTATCGGACAATGGAACAAGACCTGCCAACATCACACCGGCTACTCAGAAGGTCAACTAAT GGAATGCTCGAGAATGATGGTTGGTTTTCATCAGCTCGCAGGGACCGGAAAACTCACCGGTGTACACCGGAAGTACAACACGTCAAAGTTTGGTTATACAGCAAGATGGGAGCCTGCACATTTTCTTGTGCAAACTCCAAGCCCACAATAA
- the LOC140837678 gene encoding G2/mitotic-specific cyclin-2-like isoform X1, which produces MEEMVISDESKSVQIVEHSSLQGVAEMGRRKFGVEILPNRRALSVLNQNLGGVNPNPCVINKRRLPEINGVRDKNAQVPAHRPITRKYASQMTFSHKNCPEESKKPKTSANELTVWEDISLTDSEDQLGAAKDQPVPMFSGFEITENNQTKEVEMEDIFEDPILDIDGCDSKDPLAVIEYVEDLYVYYKKIESSCCVLPGYMAQQFDINEKMRSILIDWLIEVHHKFELRDETLFLTVNLIDRFLEKQSVVRKKLQLVGLVALLLACKYEEVSVPVVDDLIFISDKAYTRNEIIEMERLMLNTLQFNMSVPTAYVFLKRFLKAAQSDRKLETLSFFLIELCLVEYEMLKYPPSFMAAAATYTAQASLYGIGQWNKTCQHHTGYSEGQLMECSRMMVGFHQLAGTGKLTGVHRKYNTSKFGYTARWEPAHFLVQTPSPQ; this is translated from the exons ATGGAAGAAATGGTTATATCTGATGAGAGCAAATCTGTTCAGATTGTTGAACACTCAAGTCTACAAG GTGTGGCAGAAATGGGCAGGAGGAAGTTTGGAGTTGAAATCCTACCCAACAGAAGAGCTCTAAGCGTGCTTAATCAGAATTTAGGTGGAGTTAATCCAAACCCGTGTGTGATTAACAAGCGAAGATTGCCTGA AATTAATGGGGTTCGTGATAAGAATGCTCAAGTTCCAGCTCATAGGCCAATAACAAG GAAATATGCTTCACAAATGACCTTCTCGCACAAAAATTGCCCAGAG GAATCAAAGAAGccaaagacatcagcaaatgaGTTAACTGTATGGGAGGATATCTCCCTAACAGATTCAGAGGATCAATTAGGAGCTGCTAAAGACCAGCCAGTGCCCATGTTTTCCGGATTCGAAATAACTGAAAACAACCAAACA AAGGAGGTTGAAATGGAGGACATATTTGAAGACCCTATCTTAGACATAGACGGCTGTGATTCGAAGGATCCACTTGCAGTGATCGAGTATGTCGAAGATTTATATGTCTACTACAAGAAAATTGAG AGTTCTTGCTGTGTTTTGCCTGGATACATGGCCCAACAATTTGATATCAACGAAAAAATGAGGTCCATTCTCATAGACTGGCTTATAGAG GTACACCACAAATTCGAACTTAGAGACGAGACATTGTTTCTCACAGTAAATTTGATTGATAGATTCTTAGAAAAGCAATCGGTGGTCAGGAAAAAGCTTCAGCTTGTTGGCCTTGTTGCACTGCTTTTAGCATGCAAATATGAGGAAGTTTCTGTACCAGTTGTGGATGACTTGATCTTTATTTCGGACAAAGCTTATACGAGGAATGAAATTATTGAAATG GAAAGATTGATGCTCAACACTTTGCAATTTAACATGTCTGTCCCAACTGCATATGTTTTCTTGAAAAGATTCCTAAAGGCAGCCCAATCGGACAGAAAG CTTGAGACACTCTCCTTCTTCTTGATTGAGCTGTGTCTGGTGGAATATGAAATGCTCAAGTATCCACCATCTTTCATGGCTGCTGCTGCAACATATACTGCCCAAGCTTCGCTTTACGGTATCGGACAATGGAACAAGACCTGCCAACATCACACCGGCTACTCAGAAGGTCAACTAAT GGAATGCTCGAGAATGATGGTTGGTTTTCATCAGCTCGCAGGGACCGGAAAACTCACCGGTGTACACCGGAAGTACAACACGTCAAAGTTTGGTTATACAGCAAGATGGGAGCCTGCACATTTTCTTGTGCAAACTCCAAGCCCACAATAA
- the LOC140837951 gene encoding probable protein phosphatase 2C 55: MSNDIAMIAGSFYVPKNKPNKPLGEDWHFIDQEAQVIGVADGVGGFASRGIDSGQYARELMGNAAEIVKQRRFVNPNQLLQEAFSQSRLPGACTACIMAIEGNLLKATNLGDSGYAVIRGGAVVYKSPAQQTKFNLPYQMERKKGGLELAEDLEVAVEAGDVIVAGTDGLFDNLFPEEIAAMVEISLEQNNQPEVLAQILATAALQKSLDRSCRSPFGVAAQAAGLIHSGGKYDDITVVVAYLHAVSNEKGHEVGSSEEILMKLINIDQISSCCIDLSTNPSSIFRFDAEDFFK, from the exons ATGTCGAATGATATTGCGATGATAGCCGGATCTTTCTACGTACCCAAAAATAAGCCCAACAAACCACTCGGGGAGGACTGGCACTTCATCGACCAAGAGGCGCAGGTCATAGGGGTGGCGGATGGTGTCGGCGGCTTTGCCTCGAGGGGAATCGATTCTGGTCAATACGCCAGAGAGCTAATGGGCAACGCCGCGGAGATAGTCAAGCAACGCCGCTTCgttaacccgaatcaactccTCCAAGAAGCGTTCTCGCAATCTAGATTGCCGGGTGCCTGCACCGCCTGCATCATGGCAATTGAAGGAAATCTCCTCAAAGCGACGAATTTGGGCGACTCTGGGTACGCGGTGATCAGAGGAGGGGCAGTTGTGTACAAGTCTCCGGCTCAGCAGACAAAGTTCAATCTTCCGTATCAGATGGAAAGAAAAAAAGGTGGCCTTGAACTTGCGGAGGATTTGGAGGTGGCGGTGGAGGCTGGAGATGTTATAGTCGCCGGGACTGATGGGTTGTTTGATAATTTATTTCCGGAAGAAATCGCGGCGATGGTGGAGATTTCATTGGAACAAAACAATCAACCGGAAGTCCTAGCACAGATTTTGGCTACGGCGGCGTTGCAAAAATCTTTGGATAGAAGCTGTAGAAGCCCCTTTGGTGTGGCGGCTCAGGCAGCTGGTTTAATACACAGTGGAGGGAAATACGATGATATCACAGTGGTAGTTGCTTATCTTCATGCAGTTTCAAACGAAAAAG gTCATGAAGTTGGTTCGTCCGAAGAAATATTGATGAAACTTATTAACATTGATCAAATATCTTCATGTTGTATCGACTTGAGCACCAATCCATCGTCTATTTTTCGATTTGATGCGGAAGATTTTTTCAAATAG
- the LOC140838370 gene encoding LOW QUALITY PROTEIN: serine/threonine-protein phosphatase 7-like (The sequence of the model RefSeq protein was modified relative to this genomic sequence to represent the inferred CDS: inserted 1 base in 1 codon), with translation MLATSSDAVAPPTPPPSLPPAPSSDEDFFSTASTSTSSDSKPASPTPASVRPQIPITWPEDGNLTVSWVTDLMQTFDWASRDLPPSEFPAVFPVQTLDKLVLTASKILHKEPNCVRIDENSGLNSESRVVVVGDVHGQLHDVLFLLKDAGFPGDDRFFVFNGDYVDRGAWGLEVFLLLLAWKVLMPHKVYLLRGNHESKYCTSVYGFXKEVSTKYGDSGKHVYRKCLGCFEGLPLASIIAGKVYTAHGGLFRGAVTTPSKRAKKKNRKVVHTPEVNSLILGSLEELAKARRSVLDPPWEGSNLIPGDVLWSDPSMSLGLSPNTERGIGLLWGPDCTEEFLKKFNLKMIIRSHEGPDARDKRHDLGGMDVGYTIDHIVDSGKLITLFSAPDYPQFQATEERYRNKGAYIVLEPPQFDTPIFHSFEAVAPRPKANPFYDFEDVIDSDEELDLASMEAAS, from the exons ATGCTCGCTACGTCGTCGGATGCAGTGGCGCCGCCAACGCCTCCGCCATCTCTGCCGCCAGCACCATCCTCGGACGAGGATTTCTTCTCTACAGCATCCACTTCCACTTCCTCCGATTCCAAGCCAGCCTCCCCCACCCCTGCTTCCGTACGTCCTCAGATCCCCATCACATGGCCCGAGGATGGAAACCTAACCGTATCTTGGGTCACAGACCTCATGCAGACATTCGATTGGGCATCCAGGGATTTGCCCCCATCGGAGTTTCCGGCCGTGTTCCCCGTCCAAACCCTGGATAAACTTGTACTTACTGCATCGAAGATTCTGCATAAAGAACCCAATTGTGTGAGGATCGATGAAAACTCAGGGTTGAATTCGGAATCAAGGGTTGTGGTGGTAGGTGATGTGCATGGTCAATTgcatgatgttttgtttttgttgaaaGATGCGGGATTTCCTGGCGATGATCGTTTCTTCGTGTTCAACGGGGATTATGTGGATAGAGGAGCTTGGGGACTCGAGGTTTTCTTGCTTCTACTGGCTTGGAAG GTTCTTATGCCTCATAAGGTGTATTTACTTCGTGGAAATCACGAATCAAAATATTGTACTTCGGTTTATGGAT GAAAAGAAGTGTCTACAAAATATGGAGATAGTGGAAAGCATGTCTACAGAAAATGTTTAGGCTGTTTTGAAGGACTTCCCCTTGCTTCCATCATTGCTGGGAAAGTTTACACTGCTCATGGAGGGCTATTTCGTGGTGCAGTTACTACCCCGTCAAAAAGGGCCAAAAAGAAAAATCGGAAGGTAGTTCATACTCCTGAGGTTAATTCCTTAATTCTTGGTTCCTTGGAAGAGTTGGCTAAAGCTAGACGATCTGTCCTCGATCCTCCTTGGGAAGGTTCGAATTTGATTCCTGGTGATGTTCTATGGTCAGATCCTTCGATGAGCCTTGGTCTTTCCCCAAACACAGAACGAGGTATTGGTCTCTTGTGGGGTCCTGATTGTACTGAAGAATTCTTAAAGAAGTTCAATCTAAAG ATGATAATCAGGTCACATGAAGGTCCTGATGCAAGGGATAAGCGACATGATCTTGGAGGAATGGATGTAGGATATACTATAGATCATATTGTAGATTCAGGGAAGCTTATTACCCTATTCAGTGCCCCAGACTATCCACAATTTCAG GCAACAGAAGAGAGGTACCGAAATAAAGGGGCATATATTGTCTTAGAACCCCCTCAATTCGACACTCCCATTTTCCATAGTTTTGAAGCTGTTGCTCCAAGACCAAAG GCAAACCCTTTCTATGATTTTGAAGATGTAATCGATTCCGACGAAGAATTGGACCTGGCATCAATGGAAGCGGCTTCTTGA
- the LOC140838372 gene encoding monosaccharide-sensing protein 2-like, translating to MRGAVLVAIAAAIGNFLQGWDNATIAGSVLYIKRDFNLQSQPTIEGLIVAMSLIGATVITTFSGSVSDSLGRRPMLLISSILYFLSGLVMLWSPNVYVLLLARLLDGFGIGLAVTLVPVYISETAPPEIRGLLNTLPQFTGSAGMFLSYCMVFGMSLMDSPSWRLMLGVLSIPSIIYIALAVFFLPESPRWLVSKGKMKEAKQVLQMLRGREDVSGEMALLVEGLDVGGETSIEEYIIGPDDDLADDQELALEKDRIKLYGAEEGQSWIAKPVKGQSTLGMVSRYGSVSNQSMSLMDPMVTLFGSVHEKLPESGSMRSMLFPNFGSMFNVAENNAKNEQWDEESSPKRDREHESDASGDESDDNLRSPLISREDTNAEKENADDQVSGMGIGGGWQLAYRKDDNIPGGVKRIYLHQEGGTGSRRGSVLSLSGGDAPADGEFIHAAALVSQSVLRPGDLSSQHQISVAVDKRAEYVPKRSSWMELFEPGVKHALFVGVGIQILQQFSGINGVLYYTPQILEQAGVGVLLSNLGISSDSASLLISALTTLLMLPSIGVAMRLMDIAGRRWLLLSTLPILLISLIVLVLGNVIHLGSIVHAVISTVSVIVYFCCFVMGFGPVPNILCAEIFPTRVRGLCIAICALTFWIGDIIVTYSLPVMLNSIGLAGVFGIYAVVCTISWFFVFFKVPETKGMPLEVITEFFAVGAKRTAGNN from the exons ATGCGAGGAGCGGTGCTAGTCGCCATTGCCGCCGCCATCGGCAACTTTTTGCAAGGATGGGACAATGCAACCATAGCAG GATCCGTGCTTTACATCAAAAGGGATTTTAACTTGCAGAGCCAACCAACCATAGAAGGGCTAATCGTCGCAATGTCCCTTATCGGAGCAACAGTAATCACAACATTTTCCGGATCCGTATCCGATTCTCTCGGGCGTCGCCCAATGCTGTTAATCTCATCCATTTTGTATTTCCTTAGTGGATTAGTGATGTTATGGTCCCCAAATGTTTATGTACTTCTCTTGGCAAGGCTTTTAGATGGTTTCGGGATTGGTCTTGCTGTTACTCTTGTTCCTGTCTATATATCTGAGACTGCCCCACCAGAAATAAGAGGATTATTAAACACCCTTCCACAGTTCACGGGTTCTGCGGGCATGTTCCTGTCGTATTGTATGGTTTTCGGTATGTCATTGATGGATTCCCCTAGTTGGAGATTGATGCTTGGGGTTCTATCAATTCCTTCTATTATTTATATTGCTCTGGCTGTGTTTTTCTTGCCTGAATCTCCAAGATGGCTAGTGAGTAAAGGAAAGATGAAAGAGGCGAAGCAAGTTTTACAGATGTTACGTGGAAGGGAAGATGTCTCAG GTGAAATGGCTTTATTAGTGGAGGGTCTGGATGTTGGAGGTGAAACATCCATAGAAGAGTATATAATTGGTCCAGACGATGATCTTGCTGATGACCAAGAGCTTGCCTTAGAGAAGGACCGTATCAAATTATACGGTGCCGAGGAGGGACAATCTTGGATAGCCAAACCTGTCAAAGGGCAGAGTACTTTGGGTATGGTCTCCCGTTACGGGAGCGTGTCTAACCAAAGTATGTCTCTTATGGATCCAATGGTGACTCTCTTCGGAAGTGTTCATGAGAAGCTCCCGGAATCGGGAAGCATGAGAAGCATGCTGTTTCCAAATTTCGGAAGCATGTTCAATGTTGCCGAGAATAATGCTAAGAACGAACAATGGGACGAGGAAAGCAGCCCAAAAAGGGACCGTGAACATGAATCAGATGCTTCTGGGGATGAATCTGACGACAATTTAAGGAGTCCGTTGATTTCTCGTGAGGATACAAATGCTGAAAAGGAGAATGCCGATGATCAAGTTAGTGGCATGGGGATTGGTGGTGGTTGGCAGCTGGCTTATCGAAAAGACGATAATATTCCTGGAGGCGTCAAGAGGATTTACTTGCATCAAGAGGGTGGTACCGGATCAAGGCGTGGATCGGTTCTCTCTCTTTCAGGGGGAGACGCTCCTGCTGATGGCGAGTTTATTCATGCAGCTGCGTTGGTTAGCCAGTCTGTTCTTCGTCCAGGCGACCTCTCTAGCCAGCATCAAATTAGTGTCGCTGTGGATAAACGAGCTGAGTATGTTCCAAAAAGATCAAGTTGGATGGAACTTTTTGAGCCAGGAGTTAAACATGCACTGTTTGTAGGTGTTGGAATTCAAATTCTTCAACAG TTTTCGGGTATCAATGGAGTACTCTACTACACTCCTCAAATCCTGGAACAAGCCGGAGTGGGAGTTCTTCTGTCGAATTTGGGCATTAGTTCAGACTCTGCATCTCTTCTTATAAGTGCTCTCACAACATTGTTGATGCTTCCCAGCATTGGTGTTGCTATGAGACTTATGGATATTGCTGGCAGAAG GTGGCTACTACTATCAACTTTACCCATTCTATTGATATCACTTATTGTCTTGGTCCTTGGGAATGTCATCCATCTGGGCAGCATTGTGCATGCAGTTATCTCAACTGTTAGCGTGATAGTTTACTTCTGCTGCTTCGTTATGGGATTTGGACCGGTCCCTAACATCCTCTGTGCAGAAATCTTCCCCACTCGTGTTCGTGGACTCTGCATTGCGATATGCGCTCTCACATTTTGGATAGGGGACATAATAGTCACATATTCTCTCCCAGTCATGCTCAACTCCATTGGACTTGCCGGTGTCTTTGGCATTTACGCTGTTGTCTGCACCATTTCGTGGTTTTTTGTGTTCTTTAAAGTCCCAGAAACAAAAGGGATGCCTCTTGAAGTTATAACTGAATTCTTTGCGGTTGGAGCAAAACGAACTGCTGGAAACAACTGA
- the LOC140837953 gene encoding LOW QUALITY PROTEIN: protein STRICTOSIDINE SYNTHASE-LIKE 6-like (The sequence of the model RefSeq protein was modified relative to this genomic sequence to represent the inferred CDS: inserted 1 base in 1 codon) codes for MAENTREPVSTMQKSVYRPAIFVSLLLLPVLSIFLYQLDSFDPAEYPDKELTRREALFVPHRNAHMLRGSERLGEGRLLAPEDVAFDPKTGVLYTGCEDGWVHRVSLNGSVVEKWVNTAGRPLGIVHGLHGEVIVADAVKVRFLQFCDTDVLFKFKLTDAVDIGRDGTLYFTDASYKYGLHEFIWDILEGRPYGRFLSYNPSTKETRILVRDLYFANGVAVSPDQSYVIXCETALRRCQRYYLEGRRKGSVDMFIDNLPGVPDNIRYDGEGLYWIALSTGISYPMDLLQRYPFIRKVVAIMERYIGRPKMEKNGGAIAVDLDGKPTALYQDRDISSMSSAIKIGDHLYCGSISSPYILRLNVNRYPATPTV; via the exons ATGGCCGAAAACACCAGAGAACCGGTTTCCACAATGCAAAAATCAGTATATCGTCCCGCCATTTTCGTCTCACTGCTGCTATTACCCGTGCTTTCGATTTTTCTGTACCAGCTCGATTCGTTCGACCCGGCTGAGTATCCAGACAAAGAGTTGACCCGGAGAGAGGCCTTGTTTGTTCCTCACCGGAACGCCCACATGCTGAGGGGTTCCGAAAGACTTGGGGAAGGTCGATTGCTGGCGCCGGAGGACGTAGCTTTTGATCCAAAGACAGGAGTTCTGTACACTGGTTGTGAAGATGGATGGGTTCACAGGGTCAGTTTGAATGGGTCGGTGGTGGAGAAATGGGTCAACACGGCGGGGAGGCCGCTGGGGATCGTTCATGGGCTCCACGGTGAGGTTATTGTTGCAGATGCTGTGAAGGTGAGATTTCTGCAGTTTTGTGATACTGATGTGT tgttcaagttcaagttaaCAGATGCCGTTGATATCGGTCGAGATGGCACGCTCTATTTCACCGATGCTTCGTATAAATACGGTCTACATGAGTTTATCTGGGACATTTTAGAAGGTAGGCCCTATGGAAGATTCTTGAGCTATAATCCATCAACCAAAGAAACAAGAATCCTGGTCCGGGATCTATATTTTGCAAATGGTGTTGCTGTCTCCCCTGATCAGAGTTACGTTA TTTGTGAAACCGCCTT GAGAAGATGTCAAAGGTACTACTTAGAAGGTCGCAGAAAAGGATCGGTAGACATGTTTATTGATAACTTGCCTGGGGTTCCTGACAACATTCGTTATGATGGCGAAGGCCTATATTGGATTGCCTTAAGCACG GGGATTTCATATCCTATGGATCTGCTTCAAAGATATCCTTTCATTCGAAAAGTTGTTGCAATCATGGAGAGGTACATTGGTCGTccgaaaatggagaaaaatggaGGGGCTATAGCTGTGGATTTGGATGGAAAGCCAACTGCACTGTATCAAGATCGTGATATCTCATCGATGTCTAGTGCTATCAAAATCGGGGATCACTTGTATTGTGGATCCATATCATCTCCATACATTCTACGCCTCAACGTGAATCGATACCCTGCCACGCCGACGGTATGA